In the Heterodontus francisci isolate sHetFra1 chromosome 8, sHetFra1.hap1, whole genome shotgun sequence genome, one interval contains:
- the nsun4 gene encoding 5-methylcytosine rRNA methyltransferase NSUN4 isoform X2 yields MAALRRSSSRLKLLTERLGEWRRLQRRNIYKKKWASSRPRVPSTQLALQNMDMNYSLQFGDLWPSIRLSLLCEQKYAALLNGFGDVDKVIHEMERQQALDFVYEARRKSECQGPVCTSHADPQLEAMQDLPPNLQTPESYSEPSVFSSNTDQELPSILEMKQSLPISPNLKCFTFPRGGITRFKPARADGLRLLEYYLMDAASLLPVLALDVQPGHTVLDLCAAPGGKCLALLQTECCRQLAVNDISSSRLSRLRKILHSYVPKNVRTEDKLRITAFDGRHWGELERNTFDRVLVDVPCTTDRHSVLEEDNNIFSRLRLRERQRLPLLQTQLLVPRGDG; encoded by the exons ATGGCGGCGCTGAGGAGATCGAGTTCCCGCCTGAAGCTTTTAACCGAGAGACTGGGAGAATGGCGGCGGCTGCAGCGGCGGAACATTTACAAGAAGAAATGG GCTTCGTCCCGGCCGAGGGTCCCGAGCACTCAGCTGGCTTTGCAGAACATGGACATGAACTACAGCCTGCAGTTCGGGGACCTGTGGCCCTCCATCCGCCTCAGTCTGCTCTGTGAGCAGAAATATGCGGCTCTGCTCAACGGGTTCGGGGACGTGGACAAAGTGATCCACGAGATGGAGCGGCAGCAGGCCTTAGACTTTGTGTACGAGGCCCGGAGGAAATCGGAATGCCAGGGGCCGGTCTGTACATCACACGCGGACCCTCAACTGGAGGCAATGCAGGATTTGCCTCCGAATCTGCAAACTCCCGAGTCTTATTCTGAGCCCTCAGTGTTCAGCAGTAACACGGACCAGGAATTGCCATCCATCCTCGAAATGAAACAGTCTTTACCCATTAGCCCGAACCTCAAGTGTTTTACTTTTCCAAGGGGAGGCATCACACGTTTTAAGCCTGCAAG AGCAGATGGTTTAAGATTGTTGGAATATTATCTGATGGATGCTGCATCGCTCCTCCCAGTACTCGCTCTGGATGTTCAGCCAGGTCATACAGTCCTTGACCTCTGTGCAGCACCTGGTGGGAAGTGTCTGGCACTGTTGCAGACTGAATGCTGTC GCCAGCTCGCTGTCAATGATATATCCTCATCTCGACTCAGCAGGTTGCGTAAAATTCTTCACAGTTATGTCCCAAAAAATGTCCGTACAGAGGACAAGCTACGCATCACAGCATTTGATGGCAGGCACTGGGGAGAACTAGAGAGGAACACCTTTGACCGG GTGTTAGTTGATGTTCCCTGTACAACTGACAGACACTCGGTACTTGAGGAAGACAACAATATCTTTAGTCGATTACGGCTCAGGGAGCGGCAAAGACTTCCTTTATTACAGACCCAGTTACTGGT